The proteins below come from a single Papaver somniferum cultivar HN1 chromosome 11, ASM357369v1, whole genome shotgun sequence genomic window:
- the LOC113322831 gene encoding transcription elongation factor TFIIS-like, with amino-acid sequence MEKELLELFDSAKKAADAAAGDEVSTGGAEETRCIEALKELKKFPVTMQVLVATQVGKRLRHLTKHPKEKIQAVATDLLNIWKKIVMEETAKNKKNGSIETKTPQKIQITKSESFKVEKVDKSGSMNVEKVSRSDTTKVEKTDHGEKISSAKVSRSETVKMEIKNDFPRVEKSNGVKQAPSPAPPKFTSMVKCNDAVRDKLRELLAEALSKVHTEANGDILDKVNMCDPIRVAVSVESVLFEKWGRSNGAQKFKYRSIMFNIKDPKNPDFRRRVLIGEIKPESLISMTPEEMASDQRKEETNQIKEKALFECERSGAAKATTDQFKCGRCQQRKTTYYQMQTRSADEPMTTYVTCVNCNNHWKFC; translated from the exons ATGGAAAAAGAGCTTCTCGAGTTGTTTGATTCTGCAAAGAAAGCGGCCGATGCAGCTGCGGGAGATGAAGTTTCCACGGGTGGAGCTGAGGAAACGAGATGCATTGAAGCATTGAAAGAGTTGAAGAAATTTCCTGTTACCATGCAAGTTCTTGTTGCAACCCAG GTTGGAAAACGTCTTCGCCATCTGACAAAGCATCCAAAAGAGAAGATCCAGGCTGTAGCTACTGACCTGCTTAATATCTGGAAGAAAATAGTCATGGAGGAAACTGCCAAGAATAAGAAAAATGGAAGCATAGAAACTAAAACGCCCCAGAAGATTCAAATTACAAAGTCAGAGTCATTTAAAGTTGAGAAGGTTGATAAGTCGGGTTCCATGAATGTTGAAAAAGTCTCAAGATCTGACACTACAAAGGTGGAGAAAACTGATCATGGTGAGAAGATAAGCTCTGCAAAGGTTTCTAGATCAGAAACTGTGAAGATGGAAATAAAGAATGATTTTCCTAGGGTTGAGAAGTCTAATGGTGTCAAGCAGGCCCCCTCACCTGCTCCTCCAAAGTTTACTTCAATGGTTAAATGCAATGATGCAGTGCGTGACAAGCTCCGGGAACTTCTTGCAGAGGCTCTGTCCAAAGTTCACACCGAGGCTAATGGAGATATTTTGGATAAAGTGAATATGTGTGACCCAATCCGTGTTGCTGTCTCTGTGGAGTCTGTACTTTTTGAAAAATGGGGACGGTCGAATGGGGCTCAGAAGTTCAAATACAGATCTATAATGTTCAATATCAAGGATcctaaaaaccctgattttagaAGAAGAGTCCTTATTGGAGAGATCAAGCCAGAGAGTCTTATTAGTATGACTCCTGAAGAAATGGCAAGTGATCAAAGGAAGGAGGAGACTAATCAAATCAAAGAGAAAGCACTGTTTGAATGTGAACGCTCAGGCGCAGCTAAAGCCACAACTGATCAGTTCAAGTGTGGTCGGTGTCAGCAGAGGAAGACCACTTACTATCAGATGCAGACTCGGAGTGCAGATGAACCTATGACGACTTACGTAACATGTGTA